A stretch of DNA from Anopheles nili chromosome 2, idAnoNiliSN_F5_01, whole genome shotgun sequence:
AAGTCCTAGAGCACCGGAGATGGAGCCACTACCACTGCTGCTTCCACTGTTGTTGTGATGGTTGCTCTGAAGCAAAAGAACGAAACGATCAATATAAACTTCATTCCTCGGGACACATGATGCCGTGCACTTACCGGGACCATGGCGCCACTTGAAGACGTTGTCGTTGCTTCCTCTTTGGGCGAACAGTTGAGGAAGTCCCATATCAGAATCGTGTCGTCGTGCGAACTGCTCACGATCTGGAATTCATCGAATTGCAACCGGAATACACGACCGGTGTGTTCCTGTAACGAAATTCACCCGACAATAAGCCACCATCCATCAGTTTCACATCGTCTTGGTTATCTCGTACCGCCCGCTCGTATCTCCCTCGCATACTTACCACCAACGTCTTCAAGCACAGCGTGTTGGTCTGAGCTCGAATGTCTAAGGCAGCTTGGAGATCCCATACTTTGATTTTGCCATCGTACGCTCCGCTAACGATGCGCTTCGAATCGAACCGAATGCAGCGAACGAGCTCCTCGTGGCCCTCGAGAATTCGCAGGCAGGTACCGCATTCGATGTCCCATAGTCTGCCAATCGTaccggaatggaaaacgaCAAAAATTGCACACGCGCGAGTGTGTTATTAAACTGCATTTTCGCAATCATTCCTTCGCATCCCTTCGCTACCTGATCGAGTTGTCGGAGCTGCCGCTGACCACCAAACGGTCCCGATACTGCAGACAGGCGATTCCCCTCTTGTGTCCGTTCAGCGTTCGCAGAAACTCGCAGGTCGTCGAGTTCCACACCTTGATCGTACGGTCACCAGACGCTGACACGATGTACTTCTCGTCAAAATCAACCACGTTAACGGCAGCTCGGTGGCCCACCAAAACGCGCCTTAGTCCGATTTCCGATGGTGACACCATGTCCCACACGGCGATCGAACGATCCTGCAAAGGAAGGGACCGATGGAATTAAGCATACTAACACCAGCTCTAACCGTAAGGGGAAACCGGGCCTAAACACGTACCTTCGAGCAGGTTACCATCATTCCGTTGTTGAAGCGCAAATGCAGAACCGCTTCGCAGTGGTGCATCAGAGTGTTGACCATATCGCCGGTGTTCACGTCCCACACGCGCACCGTCGAATCGCTGGACCCGCTGATGATGACCTTGTCATCGTACTGGAGACACAGCACCGATCCGGTGTGTCCTGTTAGAATCTACGGTTGAAATGGATTGCCGATTAGCGAAACTGTCGCCGAACTGTGACTATTTTTTCCTAACCAAACTTACCATGCAGCATTGCAACGTCGAGCGGCTCCAAACCTTGATGGTGTTGTCTCGTAGACCGGACACGATCTTGTCATCGTCGTACTGGAGACAGTAGACACCTTTCGAATTCTCTGACCGGCAGTTTATTCGCTGGAGATTGTGATTGCCCGTGCGCCAGTTGTTCTCGATCGCTTCGATGTCCTTCATGATCTTGGGGAACAGCTCGCGATAGAATTTATGCTGCCGCACCGTCACGCTCGGTCGTGGTATGAATAGGTATTTGATCCTGTGGACGAGGAAGAGCCAAATGGAGTACTCTACGGATTGATCCCTTCCGATTCTTCAACTACTTACCATGCTTTGCGCTCCGCCAATCCTCGCCAAAGGGAATCCGTGCGGACGTTTCGTTCGATCAGCTTCTTCCATAGCATGCCCTCGGAGATGACACGGGACCACTCTTTACAGACACGCTCCGCTCGACACAGCGATTTGGCGTCCAGGTAAGATAGAATGGTTTCCGCCACATGGTCCAATCCTTTCGCTGTAATCGACAAGAAAAAGCATGAGCGGAGTGAGAAGCTGTTCTAGAATGTTCCGACTACTGAGCTATGGACACTATAGGTTAAGGACTTGATACACATCGGGATATTCGTATTTGACTTAGGGCAAAATTAAATTCCGAACGCCCATAAGAAACCATCATCATTCGCAATAAGGAATTAACGCTGTTTTGGTGAACTGCTTTTAAGGCTAAACTATACCCTTCAATTTAGGTTGTTGGTGACCATTTATGCATCGTCAATTTCGCACCAGCCCTCACAGCCCACGTACCTTTGCTCATTTGCAAGCATAATCAAGCCTAACAAACCCACAGAAGGGTGATTTTGGAGGGGGAGACTTTTAATAGCATGGCACGCGAAAGGGAGACTTTGTCAACCAAAGGGTCAACAAACCTTAAATGGGAACCACACTGCTGCAAGCAAGGGGTAGGTAACACACCACCTTCgattttcgatttattttaacTCCTTCCCCCGGTGGGTTAATTAAACTTTTCGCACGCCAAATTCCATTCGTCGCCCGTTTACGCACGCCCGTGACAGCACGGAATGTGGATTATGACGATGTTAATAACCACCAGTTCCGTGTTCGGGTTGGAAATTGACTTTTCGTTCGGTACCCTTAGGGCTGAAAATGCGCCAAATATCGTGACCTGAGAGAATACTGGCTGGGGCACAAAATAAGGGTTAGCTTTTCCGTGTTTCCAACATTGTCCATTGCCCACCGGCAAGACGATCCGCATTCGACTACTTTCTAACGATAACATCACCGGAAAGGAACGTAAAGATACGATCCTTTAATttagcctttttttgcaaaccaacGTCTTGGTGCCAATGACATGGGTCTTCAAATGAGGTCTAGCTCATAACGTGTCAAGAAAACAACCCTCCCGGTTTCCGTAGGGCGAGAGACGCACACGATTGTGTTCGGACGACCTTTCGTAAGAATGAAATCTCCTAATTAACCCGTACTGCGGGTGGAGTGGCAAAAGCCCTTATTACTTTGATTTTGGGACAAGCCGTACGATGGATGGAGGTTTAGGTAAACTTTGGCCTTTCAATTTCTCAAGTTCAACCGTCATGAAGTGTACATGAAGACGTTAGAGGCACATCAGGAGCATACACTTAGCGTTGAATAATGCCCAAATTAGATCTGGTCCGACGGCGACTTCGCATATTGTATGGCATAAGAAGTTGCGTTGTCGTTTCGATCCGTAGAAGGAAGCGCGTCCGAAAGTAGATCAACAATCTACAAATGTGCCAGACAGGTTTGCCAAATTGGGTGTTATGATGCACTTCGTGGAACTTGGGATGGTGCGGTACGACGCAGCAAATGCACTCTTGTCCACACCAAGCGTACACTGTATATTAAGCTTTAtggatgatgataatgatgatctTGATCACGGAGAATAACAGTAGAAGCAGAAGTGaatctatctctctttctttggcttctcttttttctctttcttttctatttAGGGCGCGTGTAATTTCAGGTCAGCTGACTGACGCTGCCACCTGTAACCATTGAGCTCCATCATCTAGCGGGGTTGAAAATCCAACAATTAACCATTAATACGACGGATGATTACCAGGTCATTTACAGCGCCATCAGATGTGCGTTCCTCTATTCCGGTGGGAATTTACGATGTGCCGAGCGATCTTTTCCAGCATAAGTGTGAGAGTTACTCGTTTTTAATCGCCTTCTATTAGTTCCGGTCATTTTCagctacaaaaaatacaaccacgTGAAGCGAGACCACGTGCTGGGAAGAAGCGAGTCGGGCCTATTTGGGTTTCGTTCGGGTAACTAGGTCAAAGAGATAGCACAACGAAGCCCGTTTATCCATCACTGCTCGGTGTAGAACCTAACGAACCCTGTAGGGGACAGGTCATGACATGGATACACGACAATATCAAACTAGGGTAATTGAGCATTAACCGATTTCGACTTGGGCTAGTCAAAACCGTCATCCAGGCCGTGTTTTGTTAGGGTCAACATTAAGAACGACATCTTAGAAAtcaacatatatatatatatatatgacaATTTCGTTCCTGACCAATGGACAAGTGTTCATTTAATCGATGACCACAGTAGATTGCAGTCTTTCTAAGGACCGTAGGAGAACATTGCTAGCTAGAAGGAACATTTAGCATAAACGATAGCGCTCTCTTAAATGCTCATAAACATCCCGTTCCTCGCATTGGCTTAGAATTCTCAGATCTATTGAGAATAAAACACTGGTAAAGTTCACGACACCAAGGTCACATGAGCCGAgtgcaaagaaaataaagaaccGAAATTCCCACATCCCTAAAATAGGTGTGCCCGGGAAAGCGGGAAGAACACAGAATTCTAAAACTACATGCAATTTTTCGCATCGCTTTGTGTACCGTGCCTTTTTTTGAAACCCTCCCTTCGGGACCGTGACCCGAAAGCTTCGTCAACATCCCGTTTCCCACAACAGTGGCTACCTGACCTAGGAGACCTACACCCTTGGTTCCCTTTCACACCATGGTGTGAGTTTCCTGCCAGCTTCTTTGACCCACTTTCTTTGCTGCGCTCTTCTTCCGGACAAAATGAAGTTGCTGCAGCCGCTGATGCAGGGCTTTTCCAATCGATTTTccaatcgagagagagaggcctGAGGCCAGGGCGTCACCGTTGTGCGGTACTTACTGGGTAGCAGTGTAATGAAGTCTCGCTGAAGCATCGGTTTCAGGAAGGTGTTGATGTGGCCGTGCTGATGATGGCACATGCGGGAGAGAAGATGCTCGACGAACTCCACCTGGTTGGCATCGCTCCATTTGGAGAAGTACATCAGACAGGTATTGCTCTCGCTCTGAAATGCCGGTGACGGTTCTTTCTTCCTCGCCGGGTCGTACAGTATCTGGGTGGTGTACTGgaattggagtttttttttgtggagttCAAAAGAgtgtaaaagagagagaacacaaGAGTGATGTTAGAAAGCATGATTTAACAATCGTCAGTCAACAAATGGTTTTTGAGTTTGTAACACTTTGAGAAGAAGGCTATGTAAGTTCCCTGAACatatggttttttgttgttgtttcaaaACCCCACTCCTTTATTGGAACTGCTTCAGGGAGGCGCGAAATGGAAatattcattttccattcgtttcaaCTCGCACAACCGCACTTTGTGTACTGTAGAATAAATCATGTACTAGGCAACTAGACGCGAATGACTGACTAACCCAAGCCAGTCGCTTTTCGGAATCTAAACGAATGTAAAAGGGTCGGAGAGGAAACTTTGGACACACTTTGCATCATACGTTCACGACCGACggggaaaaaatgcaataaaacggaGCTCTCAGCAGGCTATGAGTCAGTTTCGTTTGGAGTGcttttgaatttcaatgcaGCCAAAGCCTCTGCCGTTCACTAGTGACAAGAGGCGAGACTAGGCGAGTTTTATCAGTGAGGGTGCCCCACAACGACCCCGTCATATAGGTGCCCAGAGCATGCATTCCCCAGTTTGCCCTAACCGACTGGCCGACTTCTACTGACTGGCGAGGCTTCACACGTCGCGACAGGGTCCATGTGTACCTGCAGTGGTTGAGGAAGGAGTTCTACAAccaaaaacataaaagaacGAGACACCAACTACAGTACCTCGAAGATGGTGTATAGAGAAGCTTTTAGCTTTTGGGGTATAATCACAGAAATATAGTTGTCGATCATTTCAAACGTTTCGGAATGGTAGCTTCAATTCAGCTTATAGAACGTACCACAGAATTCGAAATAAATACAAAGCGAACAGACGCTGCAACAACTTATGCTTGAAGATCGATTAAACTTGTCAAGCTTCAGAAGACGGGAATTAAAGTAGGCTAACAAACAGTGGAAAACTAAGCTCGTTTATTCAATGGAGCGAGATTGTTTCCGCGAGGCAATGCGTTGTGATACGATTTATCACTACTCCACTCCTTGAAACCAGCAGGGTCGATTGCTTTAAAACGAACAGTAAACATAACAATGCTGATCGCGTTAACGAGCTACAATTTTAAACGCATTGCAACGCTTTTAAGCTGGACAAGCTTTGCCATCCCTCTATTGCCTGTATTTTGCAAAAGGTTACAACATCACACCCCGCAGGTGATCGTATAATACCGCCAATAAAATTGAAGCAACACAACAACGTGTCAGACAACGCTGCAGGCTGATGTAAAGTGGTGCATTTCTATTCCGTAGTTTTCGCGTTTGAATGTGATAGTTGAGCACCAGATTAGGCTTAGAAGTGAtggtaataataatataacAATGAAGGGACGTGTCGCATCAGTTGTGCATTAGCCTTTCCTAGGGAATGATGCGAGGCATGAtataaaacagaaacaaaaatcaaaccggTAGTGGAACTTTTGCAAAACCATTAAAGCATTGCCAGCTGCTGGGGGAATTAATTGCATCGCTTTTCATGCACATTCAAGTACTTCCACAGCGTCATCTGGTTGTAATCAAGAGGcgtttaaaaagaaaaaatatcggaaatcgatcgatcgatgatttGGCATGTTATTTTCATATCTAATTTGCTTTCTGGCCATCGTGCTACAATCATAATTCTCATCCGCAGCAATTCATCACCGAAAATGGAAACTCCATACACCGAGCACGTGATTTTGGGTGTTAATTTCTCAACGGGCTAGCCTGGAAAAGCGAATCGTACAATTTCTCTCCTACCGATGAGAGCCACGGCAGATGCGAATTTTAGATGCTTGTGGTGCCGGAAATGGCAAAATGAGCATGGCACATAAACGCACCATTACACCCTTCGAAGATTAGTGCAAAAAGGCGCATTTTGCAGTGAAAGTGTTTTCAAACTAAGAAGGCGCAAATGTTTACGACGAGGAAAATAACCGCCTGGTGAGAAAAGAGTTTGAACCGTTCGAGGAAAATTACCGACATTCCATCAACCCATCTTTGGCACCAAATGAATGGAACGGTTTGGTTTTGACTTCTAAGCGCACCATCTTTGGagaggaacgaacgaaccgataagcgaagaaaatggagTCATTATTTAGCTTTACCTTTTTCGTTTATCCCTAATTACCGTTCGCAATTTTGGCGTGGAGTATAGTAATAATCATATTTCGTAAGCAAAATCCTTGTACCCAGACAACCGTGAATTGGCACTATTTTGCAGCTATGATTCATAGCCCGTAGGTTGAATCATGCTCGCCCGTACGGGCGTATGTGCATCAATATGGTAGAAAGTTTGCTTGGAAAAACAACGATGACGAAAGCTAAGAATACCTTCTCCGCTGGTTTATGACGTCTGATTTCGGGATTCAACAGCGTCATGTTGCGTTTTAGCATTCACACACTTGACAGGTCTTTGTTTACATCGTGCAAAAACGTTCGTTTGATTCAATGCTGCATGTGCACTGTATCCTCGCACAAAACCGATTATCGGGCATTATTTGACCCCGTTTCGAAGTGGCAGCCTATGTTACATCCATCACTACGAAGCACTGGACGTTTAGGAGCTGCAGGTTACCTCGAAATAATGCCacgtgatatgaaaaaaaaaacacacattatGCTTCACTCGTGCGCGAGTACCAACACTGACAACAAACACAACGCAAAACGCGAGACCCGCATGGATCCTTGGCTCACTTTTCGTGGGGAGTGGGTAGTCGGGGATGGCACacggataaataaaacaataatgcAACGATAACCTTGGATTCGTGCAGCAACACCACCTCTTCAGGCCCCCCCAattaccctttttttccatgacTCGTGAGGAGAAGTTCTTGGAGTGATGGGGGGGAGTGGTTTTTTGTTACGGTGAGTATTTTGACGCCCTTCCTAACCTTCACACTATCCTGCTCATTTAGTGCTGACCGCACAGCACACCGAGGGCCGCGAATGTTTGCATTATTATGCACCTTTTGCTTCTCCCACCTGCTGGCTATGGTGCTAAAtgggtcttttttttaaccaagGGTGGCCTTTCGTCGCAATGTTTCCTTCACGTGTGGGAAGAAGAATGGACCGGGGTATGGTCAAATGTACAACAATACCAATGTCAAAGTAAACCACGGGGACGGGAGTGGTTGACGGCAGAGGAAAACAACCGAACGCACGAAAAAGAATAAGACACCCGGACAAAGGTATTCTTGGCCAGACACAATTGCCCTTCTCCTGCATGGGGGTTTTGTTCGGTCACAAAAGCGGTGCAtatttgcatttgctgcaATCAGGCGACGCCATCAGAGAATGGTGATCAAAAAACGGGGTCATTAGCCTGAGGTCTAAAGGGTGTCTCTCGCGTGTTTTCCAAGCTCCAATATTGAAcggaatggaacggaaagCCAACCAAACACGATGTTGAAACAACCGCCACACAGGCGGATTCTAGCGCAACGAGTCGACGTAGCTTTGACAGCACAATATCGATTAGAAAAAGGCTCTGTCTGGCACGAGAAGTTCCTGGGAGCTGCATGATGACGCTGACGACGAATATCGGTCGATAAACTTTTGGTCGGTCGATAAATGTTGACTTTCTTTGACCGCACaacgtggaaaatcgatcaattTTGTCTCGCTCTCTTGTGTGGCTCTTTTCCGGAGAGtgcggaaaattaattcacaCACTTCGGGCGATTCTCACAACCCGCATGGATAGATTTCTAATTGCACGATTTATGTATTTGAACGAAACCTTGCCCATAtcgttgcttctttttcaaaCCCCACAGCAGCTCCAGCGACAGAAgctcggtgaaaaatgaaaatgtgacAGTTAATTTGTGCGAAAACGACCGTGGAAAGTGTGCGAAAAATCGCCCGCAGATTGGATTAGATGGAAAATACGATaggacaaaataaaaccagcgTGACCTAAATACATAAAATTTTCCTTCaatgaaaaaatacacaaaaagtAACCTAGACGAGTGGTGGTTGTGGAAACTTcacgatggaaaacaccccctcaaaacactcactcacacacaccgataAGAGACACACAGGATGgtgatgcaatttttattttgaagtAATTCGCGGCCTTACACAAAACTCCGCTCGCTGCACGAGCACATAAATCAGCTGAacatgaaacaaacgaaacaaaaactgcCTCCCACGCGGCGTTATGGTGGAAAAGGCTAAATAAACGCACGCGGCCAGACTGAAGCTCAAACGGCACGAATTCAAAACCTCGAACGTACTGAATGCAAATATGACGGGCAGGTGAATACTCAGCTTTGAATTATTACAACATTCCTTCAGTCCCAACTCCATCATCTGCTTCAGGGAATGGCCATAAACGCCTCGACGCCTATGAGACACAGTGACGAGGGAAACGGAGTGAGAGTGAAATTCCAACGGGCCCATTTCGGGCCGAATGTCTAGCTGACGGGAATTAGtaattggggggggggggggggggggggcctaCATTTTTCACACCTTGCGTCTTTCGATTGAGACCTCAGAGGAGGTGATGGATCATGCATTATCTAATCGAAATTGTGCGATTGCGATCTTCCAAACCAGCTCGGCACGCCAGTGTCTGCAATGGTGGCTTGTACTTGTGGGGTTTTATCTCAAACTTTGGCACTGCATCTCTCAAATATTGCATTGATAAGAAGCAGCTCGGTCGCAGGTACCAAAAGGTTCTACGTAACCcaaagaagaaagcaacatTTAAGGCTTTGAACACCCTCTTAATGGCCCCATCGACGGTCTAACAAACCAGAAGACACACCGAGAAGTGCATGAAATATGGAGCTCAACTTCAAAATACGTCCCACTTGAGCTGTTCTTTCGGTGCGCGTTTCGGGGACCCTAAGCGAGAACCTTCACTGTCGTGACGAAAAACTGAAGAACTCAGCCACCGTCAGTCAGTGTTCAAAAACCATACTAGTTGGAACTTCTTCAGTTCCAGGTTCTTGTGTTTGGGATCTTCATCGGCGAGGTCTGCTTTTATGAGCCGTCCCCCACcattcgatgaaaaagagcaTCTTGTTGCTAAATGCCAGTTTTGCAACCGCTATATACGCGCCGGTTTCGTGCCGGAGCGCATCTTTCTCAACCGCAAGTGGTCTGAAACAGAAGTGGAGTAGTTGGGCTATAATTTCAACTCACACTCCTCTTTATGATCGCGAACGAAGAAGATGTGGGATCTCGTCAGAAACAGGGAGGTATTTGTACTTCTCGTAGAAGTCGCGCAGGTAGGTGATGGAATAACCGTTTGGCGTTGAGTTTACATTGAAttctaatgaaaaaaaaatgaaatgactCTCCTCTCCTGTGTCGACTTTTGTGATGTAATGTGCAATGCTATATGCAAATGGCGTGTGCCCTTTTAAGATGCCGCGCCACTTCTCGGTACAATATTAGTTGTAAGCCGGTTACGCCAGACTAATGGGAAATCTTCACTCGTTCGAGgtaaaaacccacccagaaaaaaaacccgatcTCCTGGTTGTCGCGTTCATAAACGTTCACTAAAGGAGCTAACGTTCCGAAGGCAGAAGCTCGATGAAATGCCTATTTCCCGCTGATCGTCGATCGAAGCCACAGATGAAGATGCTGAATGGcgttctttctcgctctccctgGGTGTATGAGCGAGTGAGAACGAGCACACATGCATTTATAACTTCCGTGTATTCCGGTTTTTAGCCCACCGTCTCCATCGTCTCCCTCACAAACCCcggggggtggtttgtggtCGACCACACACCGATGGAATAGAACCGAGACTTGGAGGCTTTATTTTAGGCTACCTTTTCATCATTCAAATGATTTGCTTCCTCCGGGAAAGGCTCAGTAAAGCCCTTGTTCGAAGGGACTCTGACTGTAGGCACAGTTAGCTTTATTACTCTCCCAGCGGTAGACCCTTTGGCTGGCAGATCCCCTCAGCTTCGCAGCTTCCCTTTCTAAGGGCGCCGTCTTGCTGCGGATTCGAAACTGGTTCTGTGCGTGCTTTTTATAGGCTCATTATTGATGGTTTGCCGCCTGAATCGAAccctctttcgctctctctctctcgctctgatCGCTGAAGGCAAAGCGAAGAAATAGACATCCTGCTGATGAACCCGTTCCCCGTTTCTAGCTTCTCGTTTCCTGCGTTCAAGCACTACCGACTGAAGAAGGCTTCCCTTCGCCGATgagtgttgttgttgtttttttctatctctcttcaGAGTGAGCTCCGGTTTCAAGGAAATCTAAACATCGCTTCCAGCACGATCCCTTGCGTTTGAAgtatctctttttttcgaaGCTTTTGGAAGGGAAAGTTTTAAGACGTTCTCAATCaaagaaaagagaacaaaCAACGCTCCAAGCGGTTGTTTTGTAGGCTTCATAAGGCGAAAGTTTGTGAAAGGAACAACGAAAGCAAGGTGTCTGATAAATCATAACATGTTTCAAGGGAATTTCTAagaaagttgaaaaaaaatcacatacgATCAATGATAAAATCCCTTTTGCGCATTACGTGAAGCACATATGTCGATAAGTAAGCCAATCAATTTATTAAATACACCAACCAGGAGcaatgaaaaatcaacaaatcaTCATCGATCGCTAATTTCGGGACGATCCTCTCGGCGACAACTCTCGCGAgcttaatttcattttttcccaccccaatgGCAGCGCACTTTCTATTGGCttcaacaaaaattttcctttcgtcAGTTTGACCTTGCTGGACAGACGACAAAGGGCGAGTGAGGATAGGGTCTTCCATCATCCCCACCCCATCTTTTCCCTTACCAACCCATACAAAGCAAGGAAGAAAGACAGGTTGGTTGAACAATTCATACATGCCATCCCGtcccgtgccgtgccgtgcgtGAGACATTTCTCCATTCCAAGCACGCACACAACTGCAAACAAAGCCCCCCGACGCTGTGGGACGACTCACATTATGTCAAATGTATCTCTATCTGCCTATCTATCGAGGGCCCGAGAGACACAACGTCATATGTTGCCTTCACCGGCTTGCCTTGTGCAGTTGTCGGAAGGTGACctgattttccttcttttccctCCACATTGTGCAGTAGTGTGCCGGAATGGCCAGCCCATTTCAGACGACGaaccgcgcgtgtgtgtgtgtttgtgcttccGAACGCATTTTGCCgaaataacaacagcaacaacagaaaagCGACCCAAAGAACATCCGGCGCATATGCGAGATGGGGTTTAAAATTGGGttaccaaagcaaaaaaaagcgagaagcgGTGAAAAACGCCCAAAAGTAAAAAGTGGAACGGGGTCTTTCCTTCCACAGGGGATGGGGGGAAATAGACAAAGAGATTTTCTGTTAACGTCGACACGTCGGTGGTTTTGTTGAGTTCTAAATGCTCCATTGTCGGAGGAGCTGCTTTAGGACAGCTAAcattgggggttgttttcctttttttggagTGCTGTTCCGGAAAACAACAGTTTGTGCCAAACGTTGAATGCAATTGCAAATAGCAAATGGAAACGTTTAGCAAATGACGCTTACAAAAGGGGAAATTGCCagagaaataaatcattcgagagagggagagagagtgaaaaatcgTACAGAGAAGAGGGTTCTAAATGATCGTCAAACAGTGGAGTGGGGACAGGCACATATTATCACACCAGTGGTAATTAATACAAAACCGCCAGAGCCAATGGTGAGAAACATGACGATATGCCACGGCACATCACCACAAGGAGGGAATTGAGGCTCAAATTCCGTGCACAAGAGCGATGCATCACCCTAATGCAGATCTGCCTTTTATACCTGTTTTCACCATAAAAACATGAAATTTACCACACAAAATTGTGGCAACACAGGTGCAGAGGAGTTGTACACTCGGCTACGCGGTGTACTCCTGAGAAATGTGATCTTTTTATCATTATCGTCCCTAGAGCAAACAAATCACTCCGCACAAACATGGCGTAGTACTCGTCGTCGACAAATCTGCATCATCTCGCCTGCTGGGTGGCTGAgcttcaaacacacacacacgcacgcacgcacacatgcacaccctCAGGCatgcagacacacacacacacaccacataCAGAAAAGCGCCCTTTTTCCGAGGTCCGCTGGGTGCGAGAGATTGTAGCGATTGAAGCATTACACGGCGCCATTCCCGGACTTCCTCGAGAACAGGTTGATGGACCGTTGCGGTACCTGCGTGGAGTGGCTGCAACATCTgtcctcccctccccccccccccctttccccaTCACCCTCCCTACACCTGAGACAACAACTTCCGCCCAACTCTCGTCACCGTTGACCTCGATTCGTAGGCTCACGGACGAGGTGGCTCGCGCGGAATCGGgtcgagcgagtgagagaaagagagagagagagagagagagagagagagagagagagagagagaaatagggTCAAGGGAAAGGCGCGAGAACGCGGACGAGCGGACAAACGCGCTTGTCCCCAGGCAAGGCTAGCATGCACACGAAGCAGAGCAGATATGAaggtgtttcggtttcgggctGCCCCGTTTCTGCTCCCAACCACCTACTGCTGCCACCCCCACAACACAGCTACTTGTGCAACGACCTACCCCACAATGGCGGGGGATCGAATGATGcctgcaaacaaacgcactcCGCGGAGAGTCTCCATGGAGTCCGTCACTTTGCGTCCCATAATCGTAAAGCAAAAAGGTCCAGAGACTACCTGCCTGCCTGTTGCTCTATCGTGCTAAATGGGTTCTTTTAACCGTTACGGCTGGGGTTTGGGGCTCGATGATTTCCAGGATCCCTTGTGGGGTCAACATCTTGCGTTGATCCTTTCCCCTTGTGAACACGCCACTATCGAGAGGGATTGTATTCGAATAAAGCCGTCTAAAAACACGAAAGACCGCATTCCACTGGTCagggcaataaataaaatatgtcaCTTATAAATGTGTGGACATTATTTCGTGTGGACGTTTGC
This window harbors:
- the LOC128730371 gene encoding beta-TrCP, with amino-acid sequence MMKMDTDKIMDDGIANSQYTTQILYDPARKKEPSPAFQSESNTCLMYFSKWSDANQVEFVEHLLSRMCHHQHGHINTFLKPMLQRDFITLLPTKGLDHVAETILSYLDAKSLCRAERVCKEWSRVISEGMLWKKLIERNVRTDSLWRGLAERKAWIKYLFIPRPSVTVRQHKFYRELFPKIMKDIEAIENNWRTGNHNLQRINCRSENSKGVYCLQYDDDKIVSGLRDNTIKVWSRSTLQCCMILTGHTGSVLCLQYDDKVIISGSSDSTVRVWDVNTGDMVNTLMHHCEAVLHLRFNNGMMVTCSKDRSIAVWDMVSPSEIGLRRVLVGHRAAVNVVDFDEKYIVSASGDRTIKVWNSTTCEFLRTLNGHKRGIACLQYRDRLVVSGSSDNSIRLWDIECGTCLRILEGHEELVRCIRFDSKRIVSGAYDGKIKVWDLQAALDIRAQTNTLCLKTLVEHTGRVFRLQFDEFQIVSSSHDDTILIWDFLNCSPKEEATTTSSSGAMVPSNHHNNSGSSSGSGSISGALGLAAVGLGGGSGGGGAGSGGGNGGGGGGGGGDGGSNSGNGGSGGGNQNGNHMLGSKNYQNANNNHQNDDLSD